One Hordeum vulgare subsp. vulgare chromosome 4H, MorexV3_pseudomolecules_assembly, whole genome shotgun sequence DNA window includes the following coding sequences:
- the LOC123449003 gene encoding UDP-glucuronic acid decarboxylase 6: MAQKDATNGNGATTRPPPTPSPIRFSKFFQANMRILVTGGAGFIGSHLVDKLMENEKNEVIVADNFFTGSKDNLKKWIGHPRFELIRHDVTEPLLVEVDQIYHLACPASPIFYKHNPVKTIKTNVIGTLNMLGLAKRVGARILLTSTSEVYGDPLEHPQTEAYWGNVNPIGVRSCYDEGKRVAETLMFDYHRQHGIEIRIARIFNTYGPRMNIDDGRVVSNFIAQAIRGEALTVQKPGTQTRSFCYVADMVNGLMKLMNGDNTGPINIGNPGEFTMLELAENVKELINPEVTVTMTENTPDDPRQRKPDITKAKEVLDWEPKVVLRDGLVLMEDDFRERLAVPKKAKA; the protein is encoded by the exons ATGGCGCAGAAGGACGCCACCAATGGCAACGGCGCCACCACGCGCCCGCCGCCCACGCCCTCCCCCATCCGCTTCTCCAAGTTCTTCCAG GCCAACATGCGGATCCTGGTCACCGGCGGAGCTGGCTTCATCGGCTCGCACCTCGTCGACAAGCTCATGGAGAACGAGAAGAACGAG GTCATTGTTGCTGACAACTTTTTCACTGGTTCAAAAGACAACCTGAAGAAGTGGATCGGCCACCCAAGATTTGAGCTCATCCGTCACG ATGTCACCGAACCACTGCTCGTGGAGGTTGACCAAATCTATCACCTTGCTTGCCCTGCCTCACCaatcttctacaagcacaaccctGTCAAG ACCATCAAGACGAATGTCATTGGGACCTTGAACATGCTTGGACTTGCAAAGAGAGTTGGAGCTAG AATATTGTTGACTTCGACCTCTGAAGTTTATGGTGATCCTCTTGAGCATCCTCAGACGGAGGCCTACTGGGGCAATGTTAACCCAATTG GAGTCAGGAGCTGCTACGATGAGGGTAAGCGTGTAGCTGAGACACTGATGTTCGACTACCACAGGCAGCACGGCATTG AGATCCGTATTGCCAGGATTTTCAACACCTATGGACCTAGGATGAACATTGATGATGGCCGTGTTGTTAGTAACTTCATTGCTCAGGCCATACG TGGTGAAGCCCTGACTGTCCAGAAGCCAGGAACACAGACTAGGAGCTTCTGCTACGTTGCTGATATG GTCAATGGTCTTATGAAGCTGATGAATGGAGACAACACTGGACCCATTAACATTGGGAACCCAG GTGAATTCACCATGCTGGAACTTGCTGAGAACGTGAAGGAG TTGATCAACCCAGAGGTGACAGTGACGATGACTGAGAACACTCCTGATGACCCTCGCCAGAGGAAGCCTGACATCACAAAGGCAAAGGAGGTTCTTGACTGGGAGCCCAAGGTCGTCCTACGTGACGGCTTGGTGCTCATGGAGGACGACTTCCGGGAGCGTTTGGCAGTgcccaagaaggccaaggcctAA